In Prevotella sp. oral taxon 475, one DNA window encodes the following:
- the yidC gene encoding membrane protein insertase YidC: MDKNTIIGFVLIAAVLIGFSLWNQPSKEELARQQQTEQLEKKAQAEAQQKKIENEARKTATLQAAMADTSALFHTALNGTEQKVTLRNGKLQLELTSKGAIVEKAVIKGFQDRNNRPDVTLFSGQNQRLSYTLASKDGFTNTADLYFTPSEQTDSTVTFTATAAAGKQLVLKYRLGKDYLLHATLSATGMDGILNPNTNTVDINWQERCAQQEKGFTFENRYATLTYHKTTGGTDYLSETSEKIDEPTEEKTDWVAFKNQFFSAVIIAKNDFQSGALLTSIPQEKGSGYLKHYQAKLKTFFDPTGRQPTELDFYYGPNDFRLLQQVERQSHFGKDLELQRLVYLGWPLFRIINRWFTLYVFDWLTGLNINMGIVLILITLLLKLITYPLVKKSYMSSAKMRVLKPKLDAATREFDKPEDQMKKQQAMMSEYAKYGVSPLSGCLPMLIQMPIWIAMFNFVPNAIQLRGQSFLWISDLSTYDPIIEWNTNLWLLGDHLSLTCILFCVANVLYSMMTMRQQRDQMVGQQAEQMKMMQWMMYFMPVMFFFMFNDYSSGLNFYYFISLFFSAAIMWMLRKTTNDEKLLAILEAHYQEAKDNPQKLKGLAARLQAMQKQQQEMQRQREQLGKK, translated from the coding sequence ATGGATAAAAATACAATTATCGGCTTCGTGCTGATTGCCGCCGTACTCATAGGATTCAGCCTTTGGAACCAACCCTCGAAAGAAGAACTGGCCCGGCAACAACAAACGGAACAACTCGAAAAGAAAGCACAGGCAGAAGCCCAACAAAAAAAGATAGAGAACGAAGCCCGAAAAACCGCTACTCTGCAAGCCGCCATGGCCGATACGTCGGCCCTTTTTCACACCGCCCTCAACGGTACGGAGCAGAAAGTGACGCTTCGGAATGGCAAATTGCAACTCGAGTTGACCAGTAAAGGAGCTATCGTAGAGAAAGCCGTCATCAAAGGCTTCCAAGATCGCAACAACCGTCCTGATGTCACCCTCTTCAGCGGTCAGAACCAGCGACTGAGCTACACCCTCGCCTCGAAAGACGGATTCACCAACACGGCCGACCTATATTTCACTCCCTCTGAGCAGACCGACTCCACCGTCACTTTCACCGCCACGGCTGCCGCCGGAAAACAGCTCGTCCTGAAATATCGACTCGGCAAAGACTATCTGTTGCACGCCACCCTCTCGGCCACCGGTATGGATGGCATCCTCAATCCCAACACCAACACCGTAGACATCAACTGGCAGGAGCGATGCGCCCAGCAAGAGAAAGGATTCACCTTCGAAAACCGCTATGCCACCCTCACCTATCATAAAACCACCGGTGGGACCGACTATCTGAGCGAGACCTCCGAGAAAATCGACGAGCCCACCGAGGAGAAAACCGACTGGGTGGCCTTCAAAAATCAATTCTTCTCGGCTGTGATCATTGCCAAGAACGACTTCCAAAGCGGAGCTCTCCTCACCAGCATCCCGCAGGAGAAGGGATCGGGCTATCTGAAACACTATCAGGCCAAGCTCAAAACCTTCTTCGATCCCACCGGTCGTCAGCCCACCGAACTCGACTTCTACTACGGTCCCAACGACTTCCGTCTTCTCCAGCAAGTAGAACGCCAGAGTCACTTCGGCAAAGACCTCGAACTTCAACGCCTCGTCTACCTGGGATGGCCTCTCTTCCGTATCATCAACCGATGGTTCACCCTCTATGTTTTCGACTGGCTCACGGGGTTGAACATCAACATGGGCATTGTTCTCATCCTCATCACCCTTCTGCTCAAGCTTATCACCTATCCGTTGGTGAAGAAAAGCTACATGAGTTCGGCCAAGATGCGCGTGCTCAAGCCCAAGTTGGATGCCGCCACTCGAGAGTTCGACAAGCCTGAAGATCAAATGAAAAAGCAGCAAGCGATGATGAGCGAGTACGCCAAATACGGCGTCAGTCCGCTCTCCGGCTGCCTGCCCATGCTTATTCAGATGCCCATTTGGATAGCCATGTTCAACTTCGTGCCCAACGCCATTCAGTTGCGCGGCCAAAGCTTCCTGTGGATATCCGACCTCTCCACCTACGACCCCATCATCGAGTGGAACACCAACCTCTGGCTCCTGGGCGACCACCTCTCTCTCACCTGCATCCTCTTTTGCGTGGCCAACGTGCTCTATTCGATGATGACCATGCGCCAGCAACGCGATCAGATGGTGGGTCAGCAAGCCGAACAGATGAAGATGATGCAATGGATGATGTACTTCATGCCCGTGATGTTCTTCTTCATGTTCAACGACTACTCCTCGGGTCTGAACTTCTATTATTTCATCAGTCTCTTCTTCAGTGCCGCCATCATGTGGATGCTTCGCAAAACCACCAACGACGAAAAGCTTCTCGCCATTCTTGAAGCTCACTACCAAGAGGCCAAGGACAATCCGCAAAAACTCAAAGGACTGGCCGCCCGCCTGCAAGCTATGCAAAAACAACAGCAGGAAATGCAACGTCAACGCGAGCAGTTGGGCAAGAAATAG
- a CDS encoding DUF6249 domain-containing protein yields the protein MKECLLALSLLLVVETAAADVAPRHRHHPTTASAVDSSAALEAYSDTTSVSNSAGATSTGVSQDLFDDDDFDDNPFHFMRQMVGMGVGGIIIACLCILFLILVGLAPFAALVAIIYFSIRRHNDRVKLTEKAMEMGQSVPEGVAAPRAPLNDALWRKGVKNASVGIGLAMMFVFFHSKSLVGVGLFVLCYGLGQIYMARESRKRNDRERDKENNDLRPEF from the coding sequence ATGAAAGAATGTTTATTGGCACTGTCTCTTTTGTTGGTGGTGGAGACTGCTGCAGCGGATGTCGCTCCAAGACATCGTCACCACCCGACGACGGCCAGTGCGGTCGATAGCAGCGCAGCTCTCGAGGCTTATTCGGACACGACGTCTGTGAGCAATTCTGCCGGAGCGACCTCTACTGGCGTCTCGCAGGATCTGTTCGACGATGACGACTTCGACGACAATCCGTTCCACTTCATGCGTCAGATGGTGGGCATGGGTGTCGGCGGAATCATCATCGCCTGTCTCTGCATCCTGTTTCTCATTCTCGTGGGTCTGGCTCCGTTTGCAGCCCTCGTGGCCATCATCTACTTCTCCATCCGCCGGCACAACGACCGGGTGAAACTTACCGAGAAGGCTATGGAGATGGGACAGAGCGTGCCCGAGGGTGTGGCTGCACCCCGTGCTCCGCTCAACGATGCGCTTTGGAGAAAGGGTGTGAAGAATGCATCGGTGGGCATCGGTTTGGCCATGATGTTTGTCTTCTTCCATTCGAAGAGTCTGGTGGGCGTGGGCTTGTTTGTGCTCTGCTACGGACTGGGCCAGATATACATGGCTCGCGAGTCGCGCAAGCGGAACGACAGAGAGCGCGACAAAGAGAACAACGATCTTCGCCCCGAATTCTAA
- a CDS encoding DUF5056 domain-containing protein, with product MDMTEKDNDLLLRFFHEHRQEIADNGFSQRVMRRLPAPALAPGQSRLWRAVCLTAGLVFFFLTHGWEQLLPIFRILYGECSVALHSVHITASTLLVLLGILSTLAVVAAYNVWDLEE from the coding sequence ATGGATATGACCGAAAAAGATAACGACTTGCTCTTGCGTTTCTTCCACGAGCACCGGCAGGAGATTGCCGACAACGGATTTTCCCAGCGTGTCATGCGTCGTCTGCCCGCCCCGGCTCTCGCTCCCGGGCAGAGTAGGCTTTGGCGGGCCGTCTGCCTCACGGCGGGTCTGGTCTTCTTCTTCCTTACGCATGGTTGGGAGCAGCTTCTGCCCATCTTCCGCATTCTCTACGGCGAGTGCAGCGTTGCCCTGCATTCTGTCCACATCACCGCCTCCACGCTGCTCGTCCTCCTGGGCATACTCTCCACTCTAGCCGTCGTTGCGGCTTATAATGTGTGGGATTTGGAGGAATAA
- a CDS encoding RNA polymerase sigma factor, which translates to MNTLNDISLVARAAECGDRTAFNELVVRYQSPIRRFFLNQTAGDVPLSDDLAQDTFIKAYLHLSHFRGASAFSTWLYRIAYNVFYDHIRRHQPTEDLSASSIPQRKAETSDEGLSLDLYAALNLLTPHERTCITLQLIEGQSIDRIAQITGMVQGTVKSHLFRGKEKMATYLKQNGYDRKR; encoded by the coding sequence GTGAACACGCTCAACGACATCTCCCTTGTGGCCCGAGCTGCTGAATGCGGCGACCGGACGGCTTTCAACGAGCTCGTCGTGCGGTATCAGTCGCCCATCCGGCGATTCTTCCTCAACCAGACCGCGGGAGATGTGCCGCTCAGCGACGACCTTGCCCAGGACACCTTCATCAAGGCCTACCTCCACCTGAGCCACTTCCGTGGCGCGTCGGCCTTCTCCACCTGGCTCTATCGCATTGCCTACAACGTGTTTTACGACCACATCCGCCGCCACCAACCCACCGAAGACCTCTCTGCCTCGTCGATCCCCCAGCGCAAGGCCGAGACGAGCGACGAGGGGCTCTCGCTCGACCTCTACGCCGCCCTCAACTTGCTCACCCCGCACGAGCGAACCTGCATCACGCTGCAACTCATCGAGGGCCAATCCATCGACCGCATTGCCCAAATCACGGGTATGGTGCAGGGCACGGTGAAGTCGCACCTCTTCCGCGGGAAAGAAAAAATGGCCACTTATTTAAAACAGAATGGATATGACCGAAAAAGATAA
- a CDS encoding dihydrofolate reductase, with protein MRIHLIAAVARNRAIGYRNRLLYWLPNDLKRFKTLTTGHTVIMGRHTFESLPKGALPHRRNIVLSRTQTAFPGCDCYPSLEAALQSCAQNDEVYIIGGEQVYRQALPLAHRLCLTEVADTPSASDAFFPPYDDWHVEHSEAHPKDEQHAFAYTFVDYTPGWEKEG; from the coding sequence ATGCGCATTCATCTTATTGCCGCCGTGGCCCGCAACCGTGCCATCGGCTACCGCAACCGCCTGCTCTACTGGCTTCCCAACGACCTGAAACGTTTCAAAACCCTCACCACGGGGCATACTGTTATTATGGGTCGGCACACTTTTGAGTCGTTGCCCAAGGGCGCGTTGCCCCATCGTCGCAACATCGTGCTGAGCCGAACTCAAACCGCCTTTCCCGGTTGCGACTGCTACCCCTCGCTCGAAGCCGCCCTACAGAGCTGTGCGCAGAACGACGAGGTATATATCATCGGCGGTGAACAAGTTTACCGCCAGGCCCTCCCTCTGGCCCATCGGCTCTGCCTCACCGAGGTAGCCGACACTCCCTCCGCCTCCGACGCCTTCTTCCCGCCCTACGACGATTGGCATGTCGAGCATAGTGAGGCCCATCCGAAAGACGAGCAACACGCCTTCGCCTATACCTTTGTTGATTACACGCCTGGTTGGGAGAAAGAAGGATAG
- a CDS encoding CTP synthase yields the protein MAETKYIFVTGGVVSSLGKGIISSSIGKLLQARGYNITIQKFDPYINIDPGTLNPYEHGECYVTVDGMETDLDLGHYERFTDIKTTKANSLTTGRIYKSVIDKERRGDYLGKTIQVVPHITDEIKRNVKLLGEKYHYDFVITEIGGTVGDIESTPFLEAIRQLKWELGKRAVCVHLTYIPYLKAAQELKTKPTQHSVKELQSLGIQPDVLVLRTEKTLNEGILKKVAAFCNVDIDCVVQSEDLPSIYEAPVRMQDQGLDTAILKRMGEPIGEKPALGPWKSFLERRRKATEEVHIGLVGKYDLQDAYKSIRESLYQAGTYNDRKAVLTFINSEKLTPENVAEKLAGQDGIVICPGFGQRGIEGKIIAAHYTRTHDIPTFGICLGMQMMVVEFARNVLGYEDANSREMDEKTEHNVIDIMEEQKNITNMGGTMRLGAYECVLKQNSRVLDIYQQEHIQERHRHRYEFNSSYQTQYERAGMACVGKNPESDLVEIVEISGLTWYIGTQFHPEYQSTVLNPHPLFVDFVKTTILNKSKA from the coding sequence GTGGCAGAAACTAAGTATATCTTCGTAACGGGTGGAGTGGTCTCCTCGCTGGGTAAAGGCATCATCTCCTCGTCCATCGGCAAGCTCCTGCAAGCAAGGGGTTACAATATCACCATTCAAAAGTTCGATCCCTATATCAACATCGACCCCGGAACACTCAATCCCTATGAACACGGTGAGTGTTACGTCACCGTAGACGGAATGGAAACCGACCTCGACCTGGGACATTACGAGCGATTCACCGATATCAAAACCACCAAGGCCAACTCGCTTACCACAGGAAGAATCTACAAATCCGTCATCGACAAAGAACGCCGCGGCGACTATCTCGGTAAAACCATCCAAGTAGTTCCGCACATCACCGATGAAATCAAACGCAATGTCAAACTCCTGGGCGAGAAATATCACTACGACTTCGTGATTACCGAAATCGGTGGCACCGTGGGCGACATTGAGTCCACTCCTTTCCTCGAAGCCATCCGACAACTCAAATGGGAGTTGGGAAAAAGAGCCGTCTGCGTTCATCTCACCTATATCCCCTACCTCAAAGCCGCACAAGAACTCAAAACCAAACCCACGCAGCATAGCGTGAAAGAACTCCAAAGTCTCGGCATTCAGCCCGACGTGCTCGTGCTCCGCACTGAGAAAACCCTTAATGAAGGAATTCTCAAAAAAGTGGCCGCCTTCTGCAATGTCGACATCGATTGCGTGGTACAAAGCGAAGACTTGCCCAGCATCTACGAAGCCCCCGTGCGTATGCAAGATCAAGGACTCGACACCGCCATCCTCAAACGCATGGGCGAACCCATCGGCGAAAAACCTGCCCTGGGGCCCTGGAAGAGTTTCCTTGAGCGACGCCGCAAAGCCACTGAAGAAGTACACATCGGACTCGTGGGCAAATACGACCTCCAAGATGCCTATAAAAGTATCCGTGAAAGCCTTTATCAAGCCGGAACTTACAATGATCGCAAGGCCGTGCTTACTTTCATCAACTCCGAAAAACTCACTCCGGAAAACGTTGCCGAAAAACTTGCCGGGCAAGACGGCATTGTGATCTGTCCCGGATTCGGACAGCGTGGCATCGAAGGTAAAATCATCGCCGCCCACTATACCCGAACCCACGATATCCCCACCTTCGGCATCTGTTTGGGTATGCAAATGATGGTGGTCGAATTCGCCCGTAACGTCCTGGGCTACGAAGACGCCAACAGCAGAGAGATGGATGAGAAGACCGAACACAACGTTATCGACATCATGGAGGAGCAGAAAAATATCACCAATATGGGTGGAACCATGCGACTGGGAGCTTACGAATGTGTGTTGAAACAAAACTCGCGCGTACTCGACATCTACCAACAAGAACACATCCAGGAACGCCACCGTCACCGCTACGAATTCAATAGTTCGTATCAAACCCAGTATGAACGTGCCGGCATGGCCTGCGTAGGCAAAAATCCCGAGAGCGACCTTGTCGAGATTGTCGAGATTTCAGGACTGACATGGTATATCGGTACCCAATTCCACCCCGAATATCAAAGCACCGTGCTCAACCCGCACCCCCTGTTCGTCGACTTCGTCAAGACAACCATCCTCAACAAATCCAAAGCATAA
- a CDS encoding RsmB/NOP family class I SAM-dependent RNA methyltransferase gives MLLSEEFTTYTHRLLGSAQYDALAAALDEESPTSIRLNPFKTEHGAEVCAEEGRVPWCEDGFYLSQRPNFTFDPLLHAGVYYVQEAASMFVVQVLQQKVDRPVVVLDLCAAPGGKSTAARAVLPPGSVLFCNEPIAQRAQILTENVQKFGHPDMIVTQNSAGDYRRSGLLFDVILADVPCSGEGMFRKDPGAVAQWSRHNVERCQRLQRNILGDIWPCLRPGGLLIYSTCTFNAEENERNVEWIVQELGAEALSVCVEENWNIAPAIDSLLPAYRFLPGRSRSEGLFMAVLQKTGDDVVEMPKRKGNGDRQRKMATSLHWLASDMAVEPRQRGELIAAIPSHWIDLYDTANEQLHLLHAGVTLATTKGKDFVPHPSLALSTLLSSAVFPTFDLDYGQAIAFLRKETVTLPPTLPRGFVLLRYRGIPLGFEKNIGHRANNLYPQEWRIKSTHIPEEQTVIKVITQHTS, from the coding sequence ATGCTTCTGTCCGAAGAATTCACTACTTATACTCACCGGCTCTTGGGCAGCGCGCAGTACGACGCGCTCGCCGCAGCCCTGGACGAAGAATCGCCCACCAGCATTCGGCTCAATCCCTTCAAGACGGAGCATGGGGCAGAGGTGTGTGCGGAAGAGGGTAGGGTGCCCTGGTGCGAAGATGGATTTTATCTCTCACAACGCCCCAACTTTACGTTTGACCCGCTACTCCACGCCGGCGTGTATTACGTCCAGGAAGCCGCGTCGATGTTTGTTGTGCAGGTGCTTCAACAGAAAGTCGACCGACCTGTAGTTGTGCTCGATCTCTGCGCCGCGCCCGGTGGAAAGTCTACCGCTGCTCGGGCTGTGTTGCCACCTGGAAGCGTGCTCTTCTGCAACGAACCGATAGCTCAGCGCGCACAGATTCTGACAGAGAATGTGCAGAAGTTCGGACATCCCGATATGATCGTTACTCAGAATTCGGCGGGAGATTATCGGCGGTCGGGTTTGCTGTTCGACGTCATTTTAGCCGACGTCCCCTGCTCGGGCGAGGGCATGTTCCGTAAGGATCCCGGTGCGGTAGCTCAGTGGAGTCGCCACAACGTGGAGCGATGCCAACGACTGCAACGCAACATCCTGGGCGACATCTGGCCCTGTCTGCGCCCGGGCGGTCTGCTCATCTATTCCACTTGCACGTTCAATGCTGAGGAAAACGAGCGGAATGTGGAGTGGATAGTGCAAGAATTGGGAGCAGAGGCTCTGTCCGTCTGCGTTGAAGAGAACTGGAACATCGCACCTGCTATCGACTCCCTTCTCCCGGCCTACCGATTTCTGCCTGGGCGGTCGCGCAGTGAAGGACTTTTCATGGCCGTTCTGCAAAAGACGGGAGATGACGTGGTCGAGATGCCGAAGAGAAAAGGAAACGGCGACCGACAGAGAAAAATGGCAACTTCCCTTCACTGGCTCGCATCGGATATGGCAGTTGAACCGCGTCAGAGAGGCGAACTCATCGCAGCCATCCCCTCCCACTGGATCGACCTCTACGATACCGCCAACGAGCAGCTGCACCTGCTGCATGCGGGTGTTACGCTGGCCACGACAAAGGGAAAGGATTTTGTTCCGCATCCATCGCTGGCCCTCTCCACGCTCCTTTCCTCGGCAGTGTTCCCGACGTTCGATTTAGATTACGGGCAGGCCATCGCCTTTCTGCGCAAAGAGACGGTCACATTGCCGCCGACTCTGCCCCGCGGCTTCGTTTTGCTCCGCTATCGCGGCATACCGTTGGGCTTCGAGAAGAATATCGGCCATCGCGCCAACAATCTTTATCCGCAGGAATGGCGAATCAAAAGCACACATATCCCCGAAGAACAAACGGTGATAAAAGTTATCACCCAGCATACGTCTTAA
- a CDS encoding thymidylate synthase, which translates to MKQYQNLLRRILSEGIKKEDRTGTGTLSIFGHQMRFCLQDGFPLLTTKKLHLKSIIHELLWFLKGDTNVRYLQENGVRIWNEWADENGDLGPVYGHQWRSWPDYDGGTIDQIQNLVDTLRRNPDSRRMIVSAWNVAEVEQMALPPCHCLFQFYVGDGRLSLQLYQRSADTFLGVPFNIASYALLLLMMAQTTGFQPGDFVYTTGDTHLYLNHLEQAQLQLTRIPGPLPTMRLNPEVKSIFDFRYEDFALENYHPQPHIPAEVSV; encoded by the coding sequence ATGAAACAATACCAAAACCTCCTGCGGCGCATCCTCTCTGAGGGTATCAAGAAAGAAGATCGAACCGGAACGGGTACTCTCAGCATCTTCGGTCATCAGATGCGGTTCTGTCTGCAAGACGGCTTCCCGCTACTCACCACCAAGAAGCTGCATCTCAAATCTATCATTCATGAACTGTTGTGGTTTCTCAAGGGCGACACTAACGTGAGATACCTACAGGAAAACGGTGTGCGAATCTGGAATGAATGGGCCGACGAAAATGGTGACCTCGGTCCTGTCTACGGGCATCAGTGGCGGTCGTGGCCCGACTATGACGGAGGAACGATCGACCAGATTCAAAACCTCGTCGACACCTTGCGTCGAAATCCCGACTCGCGCAGGATGATTGTCAGTGCCTGGAATGTGGCCGAAGTAGAACAGATGGCTTTGCCGCCTTGCCACTGTTTGTTTCAGTTTTATGTAGGCGACGGAAGGCTCAGTCTGCAACTCTACCAACGATCGGCTGACACCTTCCTGGGCGTACCTTTCAACATCGCCTCTTACGCCCTGTTGCTGCTGATGATGGCGCAAACGACAGGATTCCAACCCGGCGATTTCGTCTACACCACGGGCGACACCCACCTCTACCTCAATCATCTCGAACAAGCCCAGTTGCAGCTCACCCGAATCCCCGGTCCATTGCCCACCATGCGGCTCAATCCCGAGGTGAAAAGCATCTTTGATTTTCGATACGAAGACTTCGCTCTCGAAAACTATCATCCGCAACCCCACATTCCGGCCGAAGTCTCCGTTTAA
- a CDS encoding S9 family peptidase: protein MKKSIVAATLAFLAAVPPTHSQTMIGKNNITLQSDRMTPEALWAMGRVGGAQASPDGRKIVYRVGYYSVVENKGHQVLYVSNADGTGKHQLTTTADNETDAAWIEGGRRIAFLTKGQLWSMNPDGTDRRQLTHSSVDIEGFLFSPDGTRVLLIKSIPYTGVIAARPADLPKATGRRVTDLMYRHWDHYVETLTHPFLANITPEGIDDGRDILEGQPYECPMAPFGGVEQLTWSPDSKTIAYTCRKKTGRAYSISTDSDIFLYTPATGKTVNLCKSADYREPAVDATKSLKHQAVNHQEKDQNVGYDQNPKFSPDGRYVAWQSMKNDGYESDRNRLCVYTLATGEKRYVSEAFDSNVDDYCWATNSQTLYFIGVWHGCVNMYQTNLAGRVMQLTDGWNDYGSLQLLGNTGKLLATRHSFSHPDDLFVVTPSKKEKKADVRQITDENKHIFDQLEIGKVQQRWVSTVDGKQELVWIILPPHFDATKKYPALLFCEGGPQSPVSQFWSYRWNFQIMAANDYVIIAPNRRGLPGFGSEWNEEISGDWTGLCMSDYLAAVDDAANNLPFVDKDRLGCVGASFGGFSVYYLAGHHDKRFKAFISHDGAFNLEAMYTETEENWFSNWEYEDAYWNKDRSAAASRTYDHSPHRFVDRWDTPILCIHGEKDYRINATQGMSAFNAARMRGIPAELLIFPDENHWVLKPQNGILWQRTFFDWLDRWLKK, encoded by the coding sequence ATGAAGAAATCCATCGTCGCGGCAACCCTGGCGTTCCTCGCCGCCGTTCCGCCAACCCATTCGCAAACAATGATTGGAAAAAACAACATCACCCTCCAATCCGACCGCATGACCCCCGAAGCCCTTTGGGCCATGGGGCGCGTGGGCGGTGCGCAGGCCTCGCCCGACGGACGAAAAATCGTCTATCGTGTGGGTTACTACAGCGTGGTCGAAAATAAAGGTCACCAAGTACTCTACGTCTCCAACGCCGACGGTACCGGTAAGCATCAACTTACCACCACCGCGGACAACGAAACCGATGCTGCCTGGATAGAAGGCGGACGGCGTATCGCCTTTCTCACCAAAGGTCAACTCTGGAGTATGAACCCCGACGGAACCGACCGTCGACAACTCACCCACAGCTCTGTCGACATCGAAGGATTCCTCTTCTCGCCCGACGGCACTCGGGTGCTCCTCATCAAGTCTATCCCCTACACCGGCGTCATTGCCGCCCGGCCCGCCGACCTGCCCAAGGCCACGGGTCGCCGCGTTACTGATCTCATGTACCGCCACTGGGACCACTATGTCGAAACCCTCACGCACCCCTTCCTAGCCAATATTACCCCCGAAGGCATTGACGACGGACGTGACATTCTCGAGGGTCAGCCCTACGAATGCCCTATGGCTCCCTTCGGCGGTGTGGAACAACTGACCTGGAGTCCCGACTCGAAAACCATCGCCTATACCTGTCGCAAGAAAACCGGTCGGGCCTATTCTATCTCCACCGACTCGGACATCTTCCTCTACACCCCTGCCACGGGGAAGACGGTGAATCTCTGCAAGTCGGCCGACTATCGTGAGCCGGCCGTAGATGCTACTAAGAGTCTCAAACACCAGGCCGTCAACCATCAGGAGAAAGATCAAAACGTGGGCTACGATCAGAACCCCAAATTCTCGCCCGACGGACGATACGTCGCCTGGCAGAGCATGAAGAACGATGGCTACGAGAGCGACCGCAACCGGCTCTGCGTCTATACCCTCGCTACGGGCGAGAAACGTTACGTCAGCGAGGCCTTCGACTCCAATGTAGACGACTACTGCTGGGCCACCAACTCGCAAACGCTCTATTTTATCGGCGTTTGGCACGGTTGCGTCAATATGTATCAAACCAACCTCGCCGGTCGCGTGATGCAGCTCACCGACGGTTGGAATGATTATGGCTCGCTCCAACTCCTGGGCAATACTGGCAAACTGCTTGCCACACGCCATAGCTTCTCGCATCCCGACGACCTCTTCGTCGTTACTCCCTCGAAGAAAGAAAAGAAAGCCGATGTGCGCCAAATCACCGATGAGAACAAACACATCTTCGACCAACTTGAAATCGGAAAAGTGCAGCAGCGTTGGGTGTCTACCGTCGACGGCAAGCAAGAACTCGTTTGGATTATTCTGCCGCCTCATTTCGATGCAACGAAGAAATATCCGGCACTGCTCTTCTGCGAGGGCGGACCGCAAAGTCCTGTGAGCCAGTTTTGGAGCTACCGTTGGAATTTCCAAATAATGGCTGCTAACGACTACGTCATCATTGCTCCCAATCGCCGCGGTTTGCCGGGCTTCGGATCGGAATGGAATGAAGAAATCTCGGGCGACTGGACCGGTCTCTGTATGAGCGACTATCTCGCCGCTGTGGACGATGCTGCCAATAATCTGCCTTTTGTCGACAAAGATCGATTGGGTTGTGTTGGGGCCAGTTTCGGTGGGTTCAGCGTCTACTATCTCGCCGGGCATCACGACAAACGTTTTAAAGCTTTCATCTCGCACGACGGAGCTTTCAACCTCGAGGCGATGTACACCGAAACCGAAGAGAATTGGTTCTCCAATTGGGAGTATGAGGACGCCTACTGGAACAAAGATCGCTCCGCTGCCGCCAGCCGCACCTACGATCATTCGCCCCACCGATTTGTCGACCGCTGGGATACGCCCATCCTCTGCATCCACGGTGAGAAGGATTATCGTATCAACGCCACTCAGGGCATGAGTGCCTTTAATGCCGCTCGTATGCGCGGCATACCTGCCGAACTGCTCATCTTCCCCGATGAAAACCATTGGGTGCTTAAGCCTCAGAACGGCATTCTCTGGCAACGCACCTTCTTCGACTGGCTCGACAGGTGGTTAAAGAAGTAG